The Oxyura jamaicensis isolate SHBP4307 breed ruddy duck chromosome 5 unlocalized genomic scaffold, BPBGC_Ojam_1.0 oxy5_random_OJ106497, whole genome shotgun sequence sequence ATCTCAGCGTCACCGGTGCCGTACTCGCCGGCCCACACGGGTGCGAGCTCCCCGTCCTGGGTCTCCAGGTCCCCCGAGCCGTAcctgccagcccagctgggctgcctggAGCTCAGCTCTTTGTCCTCCTGCTGCCCGTGTCCCACGCCGTAGGTCCTGCTCCACTCGGCCTTCCCGGAGCTCACCTCCTCTCTGCCGCCCGCGCTGTCCAGGCCGTAGCCAGCGCCCCAGCTGGCTTTGCCGAAGTCCTGACCCTGCAGGCGGCTTTCCCCCAGGCCGTGGGGTTTGGGCCAGCTgccgcagcccagccccgcgTCCCCCATCAGCTCTGTCCCTTTGTAACTGCTGCTCCAGTCCCTCTCGGCCGCGCCGAAggccctgtcctgctgctccaCGTCACCCACGCTGGTGTCCCAGCTCGATTGGGTCCTGAATTCCCGGTCCTGTCCCCCCTCGCCGGGCCAGTCTCTGTCTCCGGCTACAGCCTCGCGGCTCCAGTCAAAAGCGGCGGCCCGCTGGGCCCTCCCGATGCCGAATTCGCTGCACAGGTCCTTCCGCGACCAGCCGAGCAGGTCCTGGGGGAAGGGGgtcagcaaagcagagacagcGTTAGAGATTCCTGCAGCCCCTACTTAGCAGCACAAAGAAACATTGCGGGGGGCGAGGGGCCACCCTCAGGACCCTCGCACAAAGCGGGACCCCTTCCCGAAGCGAGCCCAGAgcccgccgcccgcctcccCCGAGCCCAGCAAGCCCGGGGCCGGGAGCCACCGGTACCCACAGCCGCGGTGCCCGCCCAGGGCCCTTCCAAGCCCGGCGTGCTGCGAGCCCTCCCCAGCTCGTCCCGCAGCTCCAGGTTGGCCAGCAGCCTCCGCAGGATGGCCGTGGTCCCCGACTCGCCGGCCATGGCTCTCCCGGCGAACGCGCGCACGCGGCGGGGCTCCCGCCACCCGGCCCCACCCCGGCTCTCCCCGCGGGCGCCGCGCTGCTCCCGCTCGGCCTCCTCAGCCTCCACCCAACCCGTCCGACGGCTCTGCCGCAGAAAAATGAGCCCGGCCGCACCGAGACACGCGCAGCCGGGCGTTAACCCTTGCGGCCTCGCCTCCCCGCCCGTCCTCACCTCCAAGCCGTCGGCCTCCGCCGAGCCGCGTCCTGCCGCGTGAGCCCCGGGCGATGCCAGCAGCTCGGTCAGCCAGCCCGGGTCGGGGTGGGCGTCGGGAGCCTTCGAGGAGCCTTCCTCCCGGCCTGGCCCGCCGGGGCCCTGCAGGCTGGTGGGAGAGGCACTTGCCGGCCCCGGCTCCCAGCAGGATTTGGCCTCCGGAGAGGCTGGATCCGCAGGGCTGGCCTCCACAGGGGGCTCGGGCTCAGCGGGGTCCTGGTCGGGCTCTGTCACGTGGAGCACGGTGCTGTTCcactcagcctcctcctcctcttcctcctcctccgccgaGCCCTCGGCCTCCAGCTTGGCCACGGGCCCCCCTGGGCACGGAGCCCCCTCCGCCGCCCAGCTGCCGGCCCTGTGGGACCCGCCGTCCCCTGGGGAGCCCGCGGCCTCCCCGTCCGATTCGTCCTCTTCAGACAGCCCCGAGTCGGCCGCCTCCCTgatgggggagctggggggggacgGCAGCCCCCTGGCCCCCCGCGGGGGGAACGTCCACTCGAAGGACTGTGAAAGGCTCCAGCTGGACTCGCTGCCCAGCAAGCGCTCCGGCGGCGGGTCCCCGGGCCGGGGCAGGGCGCTCAGCgagccccccagctcccccaggccCTGCCCTTCGccgggagggggctgcaggaccccCTCTGACGAGCGTCGGAGCCCCGAGTCCCTGCCGGGGGGAGGAAGGCTGAAATCGGGACCCTCGGGGGACCGCGGGGACGCAGGGGAGTCGTCGGGTCCCTCTGGGGAGCCCGGGGGACGAGAAGCTctggcggggggctcggggggtgggctgggggggggcgggggctcAGCGGCAGCCTCAGGAGAGCCGGGGGGGTAGGTGGCTCGGGGGGGCGGCTGGGGCGTGCCTGGTGTTGGGGGGCTGGCGGTAGCGGGGGACCCCTCGCTGGGAGTGTGCGGGGAGCCGGGGGAGCGGGAGGCACCGAGCTGGGCTTCGGCCGGGGCGCCCGGAGCCTGGATGGAGGTGGCTGGGAGCTCCTGGGCCgggggctgagcaggggagTCGGGGGAGCCGGGGGCCAGGGTGGGGGAGCCGGGGGCCAGCAGCTCGGGGGGGGGCATCGGGAGAGCCGGGGGCCAAGGCGGAGGGCTCAGCGGGCTGGAAAGGAGCTCCCGGGGCTGGAGCCGGGCAGGCGGGGGATCTCGGGGAGCCTGGGGGTCCGAGGGTGCCCAGCTGGAGAGAGGAGAGCTGCGGAAAGAACggggtggggggcacggggggggcaAAGTCACTCAGGGGAACCCCCCAGGCATCACCCACGTCCCGGCCCCCCTCTGCCGACGCACGGTGGCAGCGCGGCCGTGGTCCCATCCCCTCGAAATCCCGGGGCAGGAGGCGCCCACGCTTCCTGCCAGCGCCGGGGCCGCTTCCTGCGTGACTCAGCCCCGGCAGCTCCCCGTGgtccccggccccgctccgtgccctgctgggcagggccAGGCAGTGCCCGGAGCCCCCGTCCGAGCCCCTTCCTCTgccccagccagcacccaccCCCCTGCCAGAGGCGTGCAGAGAGAGACGCGGAGAGGAAGAACCGAAGCAAGAGGAAACAGaaccgcccccagccccaatccgccctgctgcagggccggGCACCCGCTGGCACAGagggcccagccctgcccgtgGCCGTCGGGGTTAACtctcctccccccagccctgccacgcTGCTCGCTCGGTGTCCCCGTCACCACCCAAAATCCTGGCAGGTGACTCACGGCTGCTCCTCGTCCCCACCTTGGCACCGGGGCTGGCACCTGCCAAGCCCGTCCCGAGAGCCGGGCACCCcgtggggggagcagggggcacggcgggggggCACCCGCGCTCcccggagggagggagggggctcggcaccagaaaggaggaaggagagacaCGCACCCCGCAGAGAGGGAGCCCCGGAGGAGACAGGAGAGCCCCAAAGGAGAGAGCCCAGGAGCGGAGCAGCCGCGGCACAGGAGGGGGCGGCGAGAACTCACGTCAGGGGGAGACGGCGGCCTCCAGAGTCTGCGGGGGTCCCCGGCACAGCTCAGGCCGGCTGGGGAGGAGCCgctgctgcagagagacaggCGGGAGGGTGAACGCCGCAGGCACCCCGCTCTTctctcccaccagcagcccgCACGGCCTCCCAGCCCCAACCCATTCCCCGCGGGCCGTGGGGTGAGCTGTGGCCGCCCTTAATGCCCTGCTGGGTTCAGTCGGGGTTTGGactgcagaggggagggaggagaatgGGCTCCGAGGCCCGCGCTGGGAAGTTTTTCGTCCTTTGGAGAGCGAGTTTCTCACACTCGGGATTAAAAtagcccctgccctgctcccagagGTGCCCGGCTTGCGGGAGCACAGCCACGGgcaccagcccccagcccgtCCCGCAGCCAGGAGCCCCACAGATGCGGTGCCTCTGCCCCGGCGTGGaccagcaggaaaaacaaaacaagggtgGGAAAAAGGGAGCGCTTCCAAGGGGCAGAGCCCCGATATTCCCCGCTTGGGCAGCGGGACAGCGGGCTGGCAGGTCTCCCAGCCGGCAGAGGGCTGCGAGCAGGGAGGCAGTTCCTTAACCGGGCCAGCCCGTTCCTGCGGTTTCAACAAACCACCGGGGCTGTCGCGGGTGACCCAGCCTTCCCACGAAGGCAGCTCAAGGCACTGTTGGTTAGGAGGAACACCGGCCTCGTGCCGGAGCCCAGACCTCAGCTCCCTTCCGGCCCCGTTATTCCCATGGCTTGCGGCACCGcctccccctttttcccccccccccacggtCCCTCGTCCCCAGGGACCGGCCCCGAGCCCCTCACCTCATTTCAGCCACTGAACTTCTGTCACCCCCCATCCCCGGCTCCCCCCCGGCGTGCTGAGGGGGCTGGTGGGCTTCACCGGGGGGGTCTCCGTCCGCCTCCCCGCTGGGGCGCCTCCTGAAGACGGTGGCGAAGGGCTTGGAGCCGAAGCGAGAGGCAGCATCGGGGCAGAAGGGAGAGAGCCGGGCGCGGTCGGGGCTTCCCGGGCCCTCCTTGCTGTCCATTTTGGCCAGGATCTCCTCCACGGTGGTGCCTGGGAACCGCTCCGGCTTGCTCGCCACGGGCACCGGGGTCACCTTAAAGGGAGCCGGGCCCTTGCGGGAAGGCGtcgggggggctgcaggcgcCTCGCTGGCGGGGCTCGAGCCCGAGTCTTCGGGGGCCGAGACCGGCGGGGACGGGAGCCCCTTCCCGTTGGGGGTCTCGGGAGACTTGACGGTGAAGGAAGGGCGCCTGAGGGCCCCCCCGGAGCTGCCCCCGCAGTAGGGCTGGGGCCCCGCCAGGCGGTTCATCTTCTCGGCCGAGGGCAGCTCGGGGCGAGGGTGCcgcggccccggcggcgggTGAGGCTTGGCGGGCACGGACGGCTTGGGCAGCACGCGGGGCTTGGGCCGGATGGGAGGCTTGGGGCGAGCGGTGCCTGCGGGAGGGGGACACGGAGAGAGACGGAGAGTTGGAGGAGCCCGACAGCCCCGAGAgaagccctgctccaggctgcaggcagcaaaacCCACGCGTGAGCAGGGGTGGGTCAGGAGCCGGGCTGGTGTCCGAGGGGCTCTCACCTTTCTCAGGGCTGCTGGCCGCCAGTCCTGCCCCCCCCGAGGCGCAGGGCAAgggggggtgcaggggctggggctgggaggccaTGGCGGTGGCTGAGGCTCAGCAGATCTCAGCGCACAGTCAGCCCctggggggagagaaaagggagaaggg is a genomic window containing:
- the LOC118157361 gene encoding LOW QUALITY PROTEIN: 182 kDa tankyrase-1-binding protein-like (The sequence of the model RefSeq protein was modified relative to this genomic sequence to represent the inferred CDS: deleted 1 base in 1 codon), which translates into the protein MASQPQPLHPPLPCASGGAGLAASSPEKGTARPKPPIRPKPRVLPKPSVPAKPHPPPGPRHPRPELPSAEKMNRLAGPQPYCGGSSGGALRRPSFTVKSPETPNGKGLPSPPVSAPEDSGSSPASEAPAAPPTPSRKGPAPFKVTPVPVASKPERFPGTTVEEILAKMDSKEGPGSPDRARLSPFCPDAASRFGSKPFATVFRRRPSGEADGDPPGEAHQPPQHAGGEPGMGGDRSSVAEMSGSSPAGLSCAGDPRRLWRPPSPPDLSSLQLGTLGPPGSPRSPACPAPAPGAPFQPAEPSALAPGSPDAPPELLAPGSPTLAPGSPDSPAQPPAQELPATSIQAPGAPAEAQLGASRSPGSPHTPSEGSPATASPPTPGTPQPPPRATYPPGSPEAAAEPPPPPSPPPEPPARASRPPGSPEGPDDSPASPRSPEGPDFSLPPPGRDSGLRRSSEGVLQPPPGEGQGLGELGGSLSALPRPGDPPPERLLGSESSWSLSQSFEWTFPPRGARGLPSPPSSPIREAADSGLSEEDESDGEAAGSPGDGGSHRAGSWAAEGAPCPGGPVAKLEAEGSAEEEEEEEEAEWNSTVLHVTEPDQDPAEPEPPVEASPADPASPEAKSCWEPGPASASPTSLQGPGGPGREEGSSKAPDAHPDPGWLTELLASPGAHAAGRGSAEADGLEDLLGWSRKDLCSEFGIGRAQRAAAFDWSREAVAGDRDWPGEGGQDREFRTQSSWDTSVGDVEQQDRAFGAAERDWSSSYKGTELMGDAGLGCGSWPKPHGLGESRLQGQDFGKASWGAGYGLDSAGGREEVSSGKAEWSRTYGVGHGQQEDKELSSRQPSWAGRYGSGDLETQDGELAPVWAGEYGTGDAEIKDGEMGADWASKYSSRDAESKDEDLTLGWAGRSSTGDAGTLDKEFCPSRSAWDSQYSSRDMESQDREFSPSRPAWSGEYSTQDMESQDREFSPSRPAEASDYTTRAMESQDREFSPSRPSWDSEYSTRAMESQDREFSPSRPAEGSGYGAG